The Deltaproteobacteria bacterium genome contains a region encoding:
- a CDS encoding 5-formyltetrahydrofolate cyclo-ligase, whose translation MKSKELSKIEWRVYFNNQIALFLKEERQAEIRAKWRSVLSDFFKNRKGIWGFFYPLLSEPPIRDFLEQNQNQNLAFAFPKVENQDLFFYQAENFVSHPLGMKEPKDGTLVDPIQMSGVFVPGLGFNYQGQRLGKGKGFYDRFLVNFNGLKIGTCFEVQYTNKEFPVDPWDISMDFVLTENGLKKMERN comes from the coding sequence ATGAAATCCAAAGAACTCTCTAAAATCGAGTGGAGAGTTTATTTTAATAATCAAATTGCCTTGTTTCTGAAAGAGGAGCGGCAAGCAGAGATTCGTGCAAAGTGGAGATCTGTTTTGTCTGATTTCTTTAAAAACAGAAAAGGTATTTGGGGTTTTTTCTATCCCCTGCTCAGCGAACCACCTATTCGTGATTTTTTAGAGCAGAATCAGAATCAAAATTTAGCCTTTGCTTTTCCCAAAGTGGAAAACCAAGATCTATTTTTTTACCAGGCAGAAAATTTCGTGAGCCATCCTTTGGGAATGAAGGAGCCCAAAGACGGTACTTTGGTTGATCCAATTCAGATGTCTGGTGTTTTTGTGCCTGGACTTGGATTTAATTATCAGGGGCAACGGTTGGGAAAAGGTAAAGGATTTTATGACCGGTTTTTAGTGAATTTTAATGGGTTAAAAATTGGAACTTGTTTTGAAGTTCAATACACGAATAAAGAATTTCCAGTGGATCCTTGGGATATTAGCATGGACTTTGTATTGACTGAAAATGGACTTAAAAAAATGGAGAGGAATTAA
- a CDS encoding cell division protein ZapA, which translates to MISSQTDLTKKRDSTSKDGHTYDFLIAGLPYKLKTNLDDATVQELVGFINLKMEQSLQMTKNGSYQSAAILTALNLAEELIILKRKAHRELEKVEEKILKLSNEIENSKKN; encoded by the coding sequence ATGATTTCATCTCAAACAGATCTAACCAAGAAAAGAGATTCGACCTCAAAGGATGGTCATACCTATGACTTTCTGATTGCCGGTTTACCTTATAAGCTCAAAACAAATCTCGATGATGCGACAGTGCAGGAACTCGTTGGGTTTATAAATTTAAAAATGGAACAATCTCTTCAAATGACAAAGAATGGATCTTATCAAAGTGCGGCGATTCTGACAGCATTAAACCTCGCGGAAGAGTTAATCATACTAAAAAGAAAAGCCCATAGAGAATTGGAAAAAGTCGAAGAAAAAATCCTAAAATTATCTAATGAAATTGAAAACTCAAAAAAAAATTAG
- a CDS encoding FecR domain-containing protein produces MTNTFFLNKYFLFFYSLILIQPVLADDLYGIFMVVKGTVEVESVKTGKSVGKVGLKVYPGDKITTLKDSRAKISMSDRNVINVSPDSVLTIAKYENDPKSNVRNVELELAQGKVRNNVEQKYDGDKSKFIIKTPTAVAGVRGTQFLTSFDVKTRVTEVVTFKGVVQMAPVLANGQVSNSVVMIKKGEMSSVKQGQDNPEPPKVMPKEEMNKADKESQAKANQSSETKVADANEKPAEKPAEKQNEKKDKDKKVDADKSREPASDGNGKVVKERPAESMIDKKDMDFGAAKEIKPPLGTDVPVMQPQMPRLPPLVQPSQQNPVIDEIVRSKLNKTRVIVKPVLPN; encoded by the coding sequence ATGACAAATACATTTTTTTTAAACAAATATTTCTTATTTTTTTATAGTCTTATTTTGATACAACCCGTGCTTGCTGATGATTTATATGGAATTTTCATGGTGGTGAAGGGCACTGTCGAGGTTGAGTCAGTTAAAACTGGTAAATCCGTTGGAAAAGTGGGTTTGAAAGTTTATCCAGGAGATAAAATTACCACGCTGAAAGATTCTCGGGCAAAAATTTCCATGTCGGACAGAAATGTCATTAATGTATCGCCAGATTCCGTATTAACTATTGCAAAATACGAGAATGATCCGAAGTCAAATGTTCGGAATGTAGAACTTGAACTGGCTCAAGGTAAAGTGAGAAATAACGTTGAGCAAAAATATGATGGTGATAAAAGCAAATTTATAATTAAAACACCAACGGCTGTCGCTGGGGTTCGGGGGACTCAGTTTCTCACCTCTTTTGATGTAAAAACAAGAGTCACGGAAGTGGTGACCTTTAAAGGCGTTGTCCAGATGGCTCCGGTTTTGGCAAACGGACAAGTTTCCAATAGTGTCGTGATGATTAAAAAAGGTGAGATGTCTTCGGTGAAGCAAGGTCAAGATAATCCAGAGCCACCTAAGGTGATGCCTAAAGAAGAAATGAACAAGGCAGATAAAGAAAGCCAAGCTAAGGCCAATCAAAGTTCAGAAACTAAAGTGGCCGACGCTAATGAAAAACCAGCTGAAAAACCAGCTGAAAAACAAAATGAAAAAAAAGATAAAGATAAAAAAGTAGATGCAGATAAATCAAGGGAACCAGCAAGTGATGGAAACGGTAAAGTCGTTAAAGAAAGACCCGCTGAGAGCATGATTGATAAAAAAGATATGGACTTTGGTGCCGCCAAAGAAATAAAACCCCCTTTGGGTACCGATGTTCCTGTGATGCAGCCACAAATGCCAAGATTACCGCCCTTGGTACAGCCGTCTCAACAAAATCCCGTGATTGATGAGATCGTTCGGAGTAAGCTAAATAAAACGAGGGTAATAGTTAAACCCGTATTACCTAATTAG
- a CDS encoding tetratricopeptide repeat protein gives MKILLLSLLTVSQVFALGQQVTLLQNQPIYIEYFNSNNAGKSIYLTVLEIQSKKKASVELTPSSEDKRMLNGYFRIQMDMQKLASQNLEFLTKSGSKLFAHVIPNTNSQEKALSVVLFNKESEWQEYTVQFLNKAREELQKQQDKIQLEDKKNSKVATNASKETKAIFKEKKETLVRLNDRIQEQTRLSFEVQEALKREELLKKQELKTKEEKEKNKKLASEKSNQAYVAYQNQNFKEAVRLYEEASSLDPENDLFYYQYAVSLYKINNYNKSLSILSMAEGGDQNIYEHRYYVALNHLKLNEVDKALAYFKDLKEDNDKDLSPISAFYAGNIEMKQNKFKEAREDFQYVLDKSSDPGIDKEAELKIEEIDRLENFLESQKEIFKYSLFFGPQYDGNVLNISTQNLATNSEAIRFQYGGSFTYNAYRTMKSLYSLQLDISDMYSLDKNLKSDSTIQSADPLQMGLKLPMSHQWVLFGKDFSSNFIPYYSLLSMSNDGGSRKQIMSSPGASFDLNWSSSKKWIHIAKLDYVSDNSTLEVTSDDDKQSATRSTVGYSLIRLLDDKGIKSIVGDFNYITNSSIGKNNNFNKSILGLSYNFPWTKIYKGSSRLEYTDLKYPDNSNLRKDSIIVATLIASKDLSKNKNISMNFAYTVNSSNVDSYKYNKYLLGFLYTYSGNYLRK, from the coding sequence ATGAAAATACTTTTACTCTCTTTGCTGACCGTGTCCCAAGTTTTTGCCTTGGGACAACAAGTGACCCTGCTTCAAAATCAACCCATCTACATAGAATATTTTAATTCTAATAATGCAGGCAAGTCGATTTATTTAACGGTACTAGAAATTCAAAGCAAGAAAAAAGCCTCTGTGGAGCTGACTCCCTCCAGCGAAGATAAACGAATGTTGAATGGGTATTTTAGAATTCAAATGGACATGCAAAAACTAGCAAGTCAAAATTTAGAATTTTTAACAAAATCAGGTAGCAAATTATTTGCCCATGTGATTCCAAATACGAATTCTCAAGAAAAGGCGCTCTCTGTTGTTTTGTTTAATAAAGAGTCAGAGTGGCAAGAGTACACGGTTCAATTTTTAAATAAAGCCAGGGAAGAACTTCAAAAACAGCAAGACAAAATTCAATTGGAAGATAAAAAAAACAGCAAGGTAGCAACAAACGCTAGCAAGGAGACCAAGGCTATTTTCAAAGAGAAAAAAGAGACTCTTGTAAGATTAAATGACCGAATACAAGAGCAGACAAGGTTGAGTTTTGAAGTGCAAGAGGCTTTGAAAAGAGAAGAACTGTTAAAAAAACAAGAGTTAAAAACTAAGGAAGAAAAAGAGAAAAATAAAAAACTGGCATCTGAAAAATCAAATCAAGCCTATGTGGCCTATCAAAATCAAAATTTTAAAGAAGCTGTTCGCTTGTATGAAGAAGCCTCTTCTTTGGATCCAGAAAATGATTTGTTTTATTATCAGTATGCAGTAAGTCTGTATAAAATTAATAATTACAATAAATCCCTGTCTATTTTATCCATGGCTGAAGGTGGTGACCAAAATATTTATGAACATCGGTATTATGTCGCCTTGAACCATCTGAAGCTAAATGAGGTGGATAAGGCTTTGGCGTATTTTAAAGACCTCAAAGAGGATAACGATAAGGATCTGAGCCCTATATCGGCCTTTTATGCTGGCAACATAGAGATGAAACAAAATAAATTTAAGGAAGCTCGTGAGGACTTCCAATATGTTTTAGACAAATCTTCCGATCCCGGTATTGATAAAGAAGCCGAATTAAAAATTGAAGAAATTGATAGATTGGAAAATTTTCTTGAGAGTCAGAAAGAAATTTTTAAATACTCATTATTTTTTGGGCCTCAATATGATGGCAATGTCTTAAATATTTCCACACAAAACTTAGCAACAAATTCTGAAGCTATCCGTTTTCAATATGGTGGTAGTTTTACCTATAATGCCTATAGAACGATGAAGTCTCTCTATTCTTTGCAATTGGATATCAGCGACATGTACAGTCTTGATAAAAATTTAAAATCAGATAGCACGATTCAGTCAGCAGATCCACTGCAAATGGGATTAAAACTCCCTATGTCACATCAATGGGTTTTATTTGGAAAAGATTTCTCTTCCAATTTTATTCCTTATTATAGTCTTTTAAGTATGAGCAATGATGGCGGCAGTCGCAAACAGATTATGTCGTCGCCAGGAGCTTCCTTTGATTTAAATTGGAGTTCATCTAAAAAGTGGATACATATTGCGAAGCTTGATTATGTTTCTGACAATTCAACTTTAGAAGTTACTAGTGACGATGACAAACAGTCAGCTACGAGATCTACTGTCGGTTATAGTTTGATTCGATTACTCGATGATAAAGGTATCAAATCCATCGTTGGTGACTTCAATTACATTACCAATTCATCTATTGGGAAGAATAATAATTTTAATAAATCCATTTTAGGTTTGAGTTATAATTTCCCATGGACCAAGATTTACAAAGGTTCTTCAAGACTTGAGTACACGGATTTAAAATATCCTGATAATTCAAATCTACGAAAAGATTCAATTATCGTAGCGACGCTGATTGCTTCAAAGGATTTATCTAAAAATAAAAATATTTCAATGAACTTTGCCTACACGGTGAATAGTTCCAACGTCGACTCCTATAAGTATAATAAATACTTGTTGGGTTTTTTATACACCTACTCCGGAAATTATTTAAGAAAGTAA
- a CDS encoding (2Fe-2S)-binding protein: MKIKFVPQNITIEGNSDKSLLELALENHIEIKSICKGVPSCGECRIKIVDGENNVNPPGRDELSVLGTNYFLDGRRLSCQMRCFGDLTVDMKEQLDRDEHQNKKIRGFKTSKSYESKAVLDTMILKEKPEEPKKNHR; encoded by the coding sequence ATGAAAATCAAATTTGTCCCACAAAATATCACCATTGAAGGAAACTCTGATAAATCTTTGTTGGAATTAGCTTTGGAAAATCACATTGAAATAAAATCGATTTGTAAAGGGGTTCCAAGTTGTGGTGAGTGCCGTATAAAAATTGTAGATGGTGAAAATAATGTAAATCCTCCAGGACGAGACGAACTGAGTGTTCTAGGCACAAATTATTTTCTGGATGGTCGTCGCCTCTCCTGTCAAATGAGATGTTTTGGTGATCTCACGGTGGATATGAAAGAACAATTAGATAGGGATGAACATCAAAATAAAAAAATACGTGGTTTTAAAACAAGTAAATCCTACGAATCAAAAGCCGTTTTAGACACCATGATTTTAAAAGAAAAACCAGAAGAACCCAAAAAAAATCACCGCTAG
- a CDS encoding DUF4156 domain-containing protein: MRKKNLVISKLFYLLLIQLNLILSACSTQPIVPSADKITISRENPPQECKNLGRVQGRTISASPNLEAAIEDMKKEVAFKGANYVVMETASGYETAVSGTAYYCP, translated from the coding sequence ATGCGTAAAAAAAATCTGGTGATCTCTAAATTATTTTACTTATTATTAATACAGTTGAATCTCATTTTGAGTGCCTGTTCAACTCAACCTATTGTTCCGAGTGCCGATAAAATTACTATCAGTCGAGAGAACCCACCCCAAGAGTGTAAAAACCTAGGTCGGGTCCAGGGCCGAACGATAAGTGCTTCACCTAACCTGGAAGCGGCCATTGAAGATATGAAAAAAGAGGTCGCCTTTAAGGGAGCCAATTATGTTGTTATGGAAACAGCATCTGGGTATGAGACAGCCGTATCAGGAACGGCATATTATTGTCCCTGA
- the hflX gene encoding GTPase HflX, which yields MDSQFQKTRLLNNEKAIVVGVGLKSEPLIEIKENLLELEELVLAAGGIIVGALTQTLVQWNPATLIGSGKVQEIKEMVQDSGAELVIIDHLISGVQARNLEQAIGVKVLDRNQIILDIFSQRAQTFEGKLQVELAKLLDQMPRMVDAWMGSLSRQGGGIGTRGPGETALENDRRRIRERAAVIKKKLESVRKNRAQHRLSRRRHEIPSFALIGYTNSGKSSILNRLTGSQVLSKNQVFATLDPTTRKIFLPDGPPSVVTDTVGFIRKLPLQLIEAFKATLEESGEADVLLHVIDLSSPNMERQIEIVEKLIEEFSWQHKKIIHVFNKFDIASPDKQFKIKHHPKVFVSALNGHGIESLKQMMADSLAEIQKTVQLFFPRNTEHKIYDLDRDTKIFRKEAATEGTICYTSLTTNQLTKWKEYIVK from the coding sequence ATAGATAGTCAGTTTCAAAAAACAAGGTTACTAAACAACGAAAAAGCTATCGTTGTAGGTGTGGGACTTAAATCAGAACCTTTAATTGAAATTAAAGAAAATCTCCTCGAACTCGAAGAACTTGTCTTAGCCGCAGGTGGGATCATTGTTGGTGCCCTGACTCAAACTTTAGTTCAATGGAATCCTGCCACTCTCATTGGTAGTGGCAAGGTTCAAGAAATTAAAGAAATGGTTCAGGACTCGGGTGCCGAGCTTGTCATTATCGACCACTTAATTTCCGGGGTGCAAGCTCGAAACCTTGAACAAGCTATAGGGGTTAAGGTTCTCGATCGCAATCAGATCATTTTAGATATTTTTTCTCAACGGGCTCAAACTTTTGAAGGGAAGCTTCAGGTGGAGCTTGCTAAATTGCTAGATCAGATGCCACGGATGGTGGATGCGTGGATGGGATCTCTTTCTCGACAAGGAGGAGGCATTGGAACGCGTGGACCTGGAGAAACGGCGCTTGAAAATGACCGTCGCCGCATTCGCGAACGAGCTGCCGTGATTAAGAAAAAACTTGAGAGCGTCAGAAAAAACCGAGCTCAGCATCGATTATCCCGTCGCCGTCATGAAATTCCTAGCTTTGCCTTGATTGGTTATACCAATTCTGGAAAAAGTTCTATTCTCAATCGTCTTACTGGCTCCCAGGTACTCTCCAAAAATCAAGTCTTTGCGACTCTAGACCCTACAACTCGAAAAATATTTTTACCTGATGGACCACCCTCCGTCGTCACAGACACCGTTGGTTTTATCCGTAAATTACCCTTACAATTGATCGAAGCTTTTAAAGCCACTCTTGAGGAGTCAGGCGAGGCCGATGTCCTTTTGCATGTGATAGACCTATCTTCTCCAAATATGGAAAGGCAAATTGAAATTGTCGAAAAGCTTATCGAAGAATTTTCTTGGCAACATAAAAAAATTATTCATGTCTTTAATAAATTTGACATTGCTAGTCCCGACAAACAATTCAAAATAAAACATCATCCAAAAGTTTTTGTAAGCGCCCTGAATGGCCATGGAATTGAGTCCTTAAAGCAAATGATGGCAGACTCTTTAGCTGAAATTCAAAAAACGGTTCAACTTTTCTTCCCGAGAAACACGGAACATAAGATATACGATTTGGACAGAGATACGAAAATTTTTCGCAAAGAAGCCGCTACGGAAGGGACTATCTGCTACACTTCCCTGACTACCAATCAGCTCACAAAATGGAAAGAATACATTGTAAAATAG
- the rny gene encoding ribonuclease Y, giving the protein MEIVISVIIGLLLGGVVVFFIKKYKDDIQKKSAKMEADKIVNKAKNEANKIKKDSEAKAKDFEARARKNFELDIQKQKNQLKSKEQQLEKKLREVDDQNKHRQDENEKFILSLKDRDEKISISEQRIKELDKKAEQELSQLKIRLQNMAQMTQEEAKRQLISSLEEEAKLESAKKIAEIEIETHKESSQRAKKVIATALARFAAEYTSERTVSVLALQSDEMKGKIIGREGRNIRTLEALCGVDLIVDDTPEAVVISGFDPIRREIARKTIEKLMEDGRVHPARIEEVVEKQKSEIMKSLRETGDQVILDLGLSHIHPELTKLIGSMKFRMSQAQNVLNHSLEVAHISGLLAAELGVNPKIAKRAGLLHDIGKAIDHVVEGSHSFVGAEWAKKYGESEEVCHAIRAHHDEEKPSTTLAWIVHAANILSHSRPGARRPQMDNYIQRLHDLESIGNSFDGVVKTFAIQAGKEIRVVVESSKVTDEFAVLLSRDIARKVERELPQLGSTKVTVVRETRSIDMAR; this is encoded by the coding sequence ATGGAAATAGTCATTTCTGTTATCATAGGTTTACTTTTGGGTGGGGTAGTTGTCTTTTTTATTAAAAAGTACAAAGATGATATCCAAAAAAAATCAGCAAAAATGGAAGCTGATAAAATTGTCAATAAAGCTAAAAATGAAGCCAACAAAATTAAAAAAGATTCTGAGGCTAAGGCTAAAGATTTTGAGGCCAGAGCAAGAAAGAATTTTGAGTTAGATATTCAGAAACAAAAAAACCAATTAAAAAGTAAAGAACAGCAATTGGAAAAAAAATTACGGGAAGTGGATGATCAAAACAAGCACAGGCAAGATGAAAATGAAAAATTTATTCTGTCACTCAAAGACCGTGATGAAAAGATTTCGATTTCTGAGCAGCGGATCAAAGAACTTGATAAGAAAGCAGAGCAAGAACTTTCACAACTAAAAATCAGGTTGCAAAACATGGCTCAAATGACCCAAGAAGAGGCGAAAAGACAATTGATAAGTTCTTTGGAAGAGGAAGCCAAATTAGAATCAGCCAAAAAAATTGCCGAAATTGAAATAGAAACTCATAAAGAATCAAGTCAACGAGCTAAGAAAGTTATCGCTACAGCCTTGGCAAGATTTGCGGCCGAGTACACCTCTGAAAGAACCGTCAGTGTTCTTGCTCTTCAAAGTGATGAAATGAAGGGAAAAATAATTGGGAGAGAGGGCAGAAATATAAGAACTTTAGAAGCCCTTTGTGGGGTTGATTTAATTGTCGATGACACGCCTGAGGCCGTTGTTATTTCTGGCTTTGATCCCATACGCCGGGAAATTGCCAGAAAAACTATTGAAAAGTTAATGGAAGACGGAAGAGTTCATCCCGCAAGAATAGAAGAAGTCGTTGAAAAGCAAAAGTCTGAAATTATGAAATCCTTGCGTGAAACAGGGGACCAGGTCATTCTAGATTTAGGGCTGTCACATATTCATCCAGAACTCACTAAGCTGATTGGTTCAATGAAATTTAGGATGTCTCAGGCGCAAAATGTTTTAAACCACTCTTTGGAAGTGGCTCATATTTCAGGGCTTTTGGCAGCTGAATTGGGAGTGAATCCCAAAATAGCTAAACGCGCCGGTTTACTCCATGATATAGGCAAAGCCATTGATCATGTGGTGGAAGGAAGTCATTCTTTTGTAGGCGCAGAGTGGGCTAAAAAATATGGAGAATCAGAAGAAGTCTGTCATGCCATCAGGGCCCATCATGATGAAGAAAAACCGAGTACGACCTTGGCCTGGATCGTCCATGCGGCGAATATTTTATCACACTCACGTCCTGGAGCTCGGCGCCCTCAGATGGATAATTACATACAACGGCTTCATGATTTGGAATCCATTGGAAATAGTTTTGATGGAGTTGTAAAAACTTTCGCGATTCAAGCAGGAAAAGAAATCAGAGTCGTTGTGGAAAGTTCAAAGGTGACGGACGAATTTGCGGTTCTCTTGTCTAGAGATATTGCTAGAAAAGTGGAAAGAGAACTCCCTCAATTAGGTTCTACCAAAGTCACCGTGGTAAGAGAAACAAGATCCATAGATATGGCGAGATAA
- a CDS encoding tyrosine--tRNA ligase, translated as MVSAEEQLERISFGCVDLISKTELLKKLKKSIETKKPLLIKFGADPTRPDIHLGHTVVINKLKTFQDLGHHIHFLIGDFTSLIGDPSGRNQTRPVLTREEIQENAKTYAKQVFKILDPDKTEIVYNSKWLEPMSAIDLIKLSAKYTVARILERDDFSNRLRAQTPIAVHELLYPLTQGYDSVALKTDVELGGTDQKFNLLVGRDLQSQYGQEPQCVLTMPILEGLDGVNKMSKSLDNYISVIDSPKEMFGKTMRVSDTLMFRYYELLTDMNSSEIQKLKEEIQNGKRHPREVKVQLAKYFVARFHSQSEAQNAEVEFDRIFVQKGLPDEIPEIKSKELLQQPLNHLLTTWGMAQTNSEAARLIEGGAVSIDNEKVTHPKFKMDLLSGRSFVIKAGKKKFIKIIVE; from the coding sequence ATAGTCAGTGCAGAAGAACAATTAGAAAGAATTAGTTTTGGTTGTGTGGATTTGATTTCCAAAACTGAATTACTAAAGAAACTTAAAAAAAGCATCGAAACAAAGAAGCCTCTACTGATAAAGTTTGGTGCTGATCCCACTCGGCCAGATATTCATTTGGGGCACACGGTAGTTATTAATAAATTAAAAACTTTTCAAGATTTGGGACATCATATTCATTTTTTAATTGGGGATTTTACCTCTCTTATTGGGGATCCCTCGGGAAGAAACCAAACAAGACCTGTTTTAACCAGAGAAGAGATTCAGGAAAATGCAAAGACCTATGCTAAACAAGTTTTTAAAATTTTAGATCCAGATAAAACTGAAATTGTATATAACTCAAAATGGCTTGAGCCTATGTCTGCTATTGATCTCATCAAACTTTCTGCTAAATACACAGTGGCGAGAATTCTTGAACGTGATGACTTTTCAAATCGTTTAAGGGCCCAAACGCCCATAGCGGTCCATGAGCTTCTCTACCCCTTGACTCAGGGATATGATTCGGTAGCTTTAAAGACGGATGTGGAGCTAGGCGGAACCGATCAAAAATTCAATTTGCTTGTAGGAAGAGACTTGCAATCTCAATATGGCCAGGAACCACAGTGTGTGTTAACCATGCCTATTTTAGAAGGTTTAGATGGCGTAAATAAAATGTCTAAATCTTTAGATAATTATATTTCTGTAATAGATTCCCCTAAAGAGATGTTTGGAAAAACCATGCGAGTTTCTGACACTCTCATGTTCAGGTATTATGAATTATTGACCGATATGAATTCCAGTGAAATTCAAAAATTAAAAGAAGAAATTCAAAATGGAAAACGACACCCCAGAGAAGTAAAGGTGCAATTAGCAAAGTATTTTGTGGCCCGGTTTCATTCCCAGTCGGAGGCACAGAATGCGGAAGTTGAATTTGATAGAATTTTTGTTCAAAAAGGACTTCCAGATGAAATCCCAGAAATCAAAAGTAAAGAATTGCTTCAACAACCACTAAATCATTTGTTGACGACTTGGGGTATGGCGCAAACAAATTCTGAAGCCGCCAGATTGATCGAGGGGGGAGCTGTCAGTATTGATAATGAAAAGGTGACTCATCCCAAATTTAAGATGGATTTACTTTCAGGTAGATCCTTTGTTATTAAAGCAGGAAAAAAGAAATTTATTAAGATTATTGTTGAATAA
- a CDS encoding phosphate/phosphite/phosphonate ABC transporter substrate-binding protein, producing MLTRFCFFLILLLLFGCTSNIQVGTEKNPIKLFLIPGQDSQVLEDNGKKVTQYLQAKTKLFYDIKVPSSYIAVVEAFGSKKADVAIMNTFGYILAHDKYGVEAKLMGIQFGEKFYQGQIITRKGHIKKFEDLDGKKFAFVDPASASGFLMPIDLMKKKNIKPKEFVFAGKHDTVVTMVYQKQVDAGATFYTPTKDGKPQDARKLVLTQFPDVFEKIEILKLTDPIPNDPIVFRRDLDPEIKNKIKEALLDYLNTEDGKSTFMKLYNMNGVISVDDTHYDQVRATLKNLGKEAQDFIKK from the coding sequence ATGCTCACTCGATTTTGTTTTTTTTTAATTCTTCTTTTACTGTTTGGATGCACTTCAAATATTCAGGTGGGAACCGAAAAAAATCCTATTAAACTTTTTTTAATTCCTGGACAAGATTCGCAAGTTCTAGAAGATAATGGGAAAAAAGTAACCCAATACCTCCAGGCTAAAACAAAACTTTTTTATGATATCAAAGTTCCCTCCAGTTATATTGCCGTTGTCGAAGCTTTTGGATCAAAGAAGGCGGACGTCGCCATCATGAACACGTTTGGTTACATTCTGGCCCATGATAAATATGGTGTTGAAGCCAAACTAATGGGAATTCAATTTGGTGAGAAATTTTATCAAGGCCAAATCATCACCCGCAAGGGACACATCAAAAAGTTTGAGGACCTGGATGGAAAGAAGTTTGCCTTCGTTGACCCTGCCTCTGCCTCTGGGTTTTTAATGCCTATTGATCTTATGAAGAAAAAAAATATTAAACCCAAGGAATTTGTTTTTGCTGGAAAACACGATACCGTTGTGACCATGGTCTATCAAAAACAAGTAGATGCCGGTGCCACTTTTTACACACCGACAAAGGATGGAAAACCCCAAGATGCTCGTAAACTTGTTTTGACTCAGTTTCCAGATGTTTTTGAAAAAATTGAGATTTTAAAACTCACAGACCCCATTCCCAATGACCCCATTGTTTTCCGAAGAGATTTAGACCCTGAAATTAAGAATAAAATAAAAGAAGCCCTTCTCGACTATTTAAATACGGAAGACGGCAAAAGCACTTTTATGAAACTCTACAATATGAATGGTGTTATTTCTGTGGATGACACCCACTACGATCAAGTGCGAGCCACTCTTAAAAACCTTGGGAAAGAAGCTCAAGATTTTATTAAAAAATAG